The sequence CCCACGATGCTCCATCAAGGATGGAGTTGCGGCAACAGGTTTTATAACCGCGCCATTAGGACAAAGGTTTCCATACAATGCTGTTAATGTACTATATGAACTGAGCGGTTGTTCAAGTGGTAAAACAACTTTATCATTGTAGATTTTAGCCTGTGCGAGTCTCGTTTCCAGCCGCTCACCGGTAACCATCTCGGCACTAAGATCAAGTAAATGTTTAATTCTTAATTGAATAGCAAGTAAGCCACCAGCGTTATGTAGATCTTCCATAAGATATTCTCCAGCAGGCATAAGATTTGCGATGACCGGAACTTTTGCAACAGCGTTTGAAATCTTTTTTAGATCAATTGATAAGCCTAGTCGGTTAACCATCGCTATTAGATGAATGACTGCGTTAGTAGAGCCTCCCAGTGAACCATAAACTGTAATTGCATTATGAACAGCCTTTTCAGTTACAATTGTAGAAGGAGTAATTTTTTTTAATGCAAGATTGACGGCAAGTTCTCCACTGTGCGCGCAGATTCTTCCATGTGCAGAATCTACTGCAGGTGTAGTAGAAGCATTGGCAAGCGTTAACCCAAGCGCTTCGGCTATACAAGCCATTGTGGAAGCAGTACCCATGGTATTACATGTCCCAGCAGAACGAGTCATAGTCTCTTCTAATAATAACCAATCTTCTTTACTAACTTCGCCAGCTTGTTTGGCGTCCCAATATTTTCTGGTATGAGTACCAGTGCCTATTTTTATACCTTTAAAACTGCCATTTATAGTTGCACCAGCCGGAACTACGACACATGGAAGATTTGCAGAAAAAGCGCCCATCAACAATCCTGGAATGGTTTTATCGCAACCACCTAACAAAACTACTGCATCAAGTGGGTGTGAAAGAATTAACTCTTCAGCTTCCATCGCTAATAAATTTCTATATAACATGGTAGTTGGTTTAACCATTACTTCACTTAAAGAAAGAGCTGGCAATTCTAAAGGAAACCCTCCCGATCTTATAATTCCTTCTCTTATAAATTTGACCGATTGAGGAAAATGACTATGACAAGTGCTAATTTCACTCCAGGTTGAGATAATCCCTATCACTGGTTTACCTATATATGAGCTTCTTGAATAGCCTACTTGTGCGAGCCGTTGTCTATGAGCAAAACCCCTCATTGAGTCTGAATTAAACCAGTATTCACTTCGTAATTTGTTGAGTTTACTCATTATAATATTTATAAATCATATATTACCTCATTTCTATGACAAAATTTGAATTACTAGTACCCACCCATTGCACCCTTGGAGAAAGTCCAAGATGGGATGAAATTAATAACTTAGTTTATTGGATTGATATACTAGAATGTAAAATTCATTGCTATTATGAAAAAACTGGTAAGCACACTTCGTATGTTTTACCTGAACCTATTGGATGTTTAGTCTTAGACAAAAAAGGTGGTTTGATACTTGCACTAAAAAGTGGAATTTACTATCTTGAATCTTTTAATCACACTCCACAATTAATCGCAACTTCTCCCGAAATACATCTCAAAGACAACCGATTTAATGACGGTAGGTGTGATGCGAGGGGAAGGCTTTTGATTGGCACCATATACCCACCAAAAGATAAAGGAGGTGCGAATTGCTACTCTTTTGATTTTGTTACTAATACCTTTAAACTAATACAAGATGATTTAATGACGGCAAACGGAATAGCTTTTAGTTTAGATAATCAGACCTTGTATTTAGCTGACACACCTCGACATTGTATTTATTCCTATAATTACAATCTGGTTAGCGGGACTGTTAGTAACAAAAAAATATTCGCAAAATTTCAAGATGGAAAAGGAAGGCCAGATGGCGCTTCTATTGATAGTGATAATTATTATTGGACTGCGCTTTATGATGGAAAAAGAATTGTTAGATTATCTCCATTAGGTGAAATCGCAGAGTCTTATGATTTTCCTTGTCAGTCCCCAACCATGGTTGCTTTCGGAGGAAAAAACTTAAAAACTATGTTTGTCACTTGTGTAGGTGAAAACGGAAAAAGTGGATTATATTGTTATGAAAGTCCCTTTACGGGAGTAGTAGAATGGAGATGCAATGGAACAAGAATTTCAATTAACTAACCAATATCCAAGTCTAAAAGGGAAAAAAGTTTTTATAACTGGTGGTGGTACGGGTATTGGAAGTTATCTTTCCGAGCATTTTTGTGCACAAGGCTCACTTGTTTCATTCATTGGGGTGAGTAAAGAGGTTGGGACGGCACATGCCAAAAAGCTTTCTTCTACCTACAACACATATTGTTCATTTGCTCCCTGCGATGTAAGAAATATTGAACAACTACAATCAAGTCTTGAAGTTGCGACAAAATTGATGGGGGGACTTGATATTATTATAAACAACTCTGGAAATGATGAAAGACATACAATTGAAGAAGTTACACCCGATTATTGGGATAATTGTTTAAACATAAACTTACGGCCACATTTTTTTACCATGCAAAAAGCCTTATCTTTATTTCCCGAACAAGGAGGAGTGATAATTAATATGGGTTCTATTGGATGGATGAGAGGTAGAACCGGCATCGTATGCTACACCACTTCCAAAGGCGCAATCCATGCACTAACACGAACAATGGCGAGAGAATTAGGAGTTAAAAATATTAGAGTAAATTCAGTTGTTCCTGGTGCAATTGTAACTCCAAAACAAAAAGCGCTTTGGCTCACTCCCGAATTAGACAAAATGTTCATAGATCTTCAGTGTCTTAAATTTAGACTGACCCCGAATGATGTTGCCGCACTAACATTGTTTTTAACTTCAGATGACGCTCGTGCCATTGCTGGTCAAAGTTATGTTGTAGATGGTGGGATAGTTTAAAACCAATTATCTAACTACAGAATATTAATTGTCTAGTGTAAAATAAAAGCACATAAACAACCATACTTAAAGGAAGGTAGCTGTATGAAAAATAAAATTATTACATCACTTGTATTACTAACCACTATGTCACTAATGATGGCTTGTGGTAAAAAAAATGACGAAAACACACTCGGTAAAGGAGAGGGTCAGGTTGATATTGTTGCTTGGCCAGGTTACATTGAGCGAGGTGAGACAGACAAATCCTATGATTGGGTAACTGCATTTGAAACCGCTACTTCTTGCAAAGTTAATGTTAAAACTGCAGGGACATCTGATGAAATGGTGGCTTTAATGAATCAAGGAGGATTTGATTTAGTAACAGCTTCTGGAGATGCTTCCTTACGATTGATTTCTGGTGGAAAAGTAAGGTCAATCAACACTGCTCTAATTCCTAGCTGGAACAAAGTTCTTCCTCAGCTACAAAATGGGCCATGGCACACGGTAGATGGGAAACATTACGGAACTCCTTATCAGTTGGGCATAAATGTGCTAATGTACAACACCAAAGTATTTAAAGAAGCCCCAACTTCTTGGTCAGTAGTTTTTGAAGAGCAAAAACTTCCAGATGGTAAATCTAACAAGAACAGAGTGCAGGCCTATGATGGTGCGATTTACATTGCTGATGCTGCTTTATATTTAATGTCTGCAAAGCCAGAATTAGGTATCAAGGACCCATATGAACTCACCGAAGAACAATACTCAGCCGTTATTGAATTGCTGAAAAATCAAAGGAAAATTGTTCCAAAATATTGGCATGATGCAACAGTACAAACAGAAGATTTTAAAAAAGAAGGAATTGTTGCGTCAGGATCTTGGCCATTTCAGGTCAATTTATTAGTAGCAGCCAAAGCTCCGGTTTCGAGCACTATCCCAAAAGAAGGTGCAACGGGTTGGGCTGATACCACCATGATGCATGCAAATGCACAACATCCCAATTGCGCATATCTTTGGATGGAACATTCTTTAAATGTTAAAGTTCAAGGAGATATTTCAGCATGGTTTGGTTCTCTCCCAGTAAGAGAAGACGCATGTATGAATAATGCACTGCTAGGTCAAGAAGGTTGTAAAACAAATGGTTGGGATCATTTATCTAGTATTAAATTCTGGAAAACACCAACCACAACTTGTCCTACCCAAGGTAACAAGTGTGTCCCTTATGATCGATGGGCGAAAGACTTTATCGCAATCATGAGTGGTACATAACGAATAAACAGGAATAAATGAACACCGCTGTATGCTTTGAGCAGGTATATAAAAAATATAACTCGCATGAAGCTATCAGCGGTGTTTCTTTTTCAGTACAAGAGGGTGAATTTTTTAGTTTACTCGGCCCCTCAGGATCAGGCAAAACTACTTGTTTAAAATTAATTGCTGGTTTTGAACAGCCTAGCAATGGTAGTATTAAAATTTTTGAACAAGATATAAAAAACATACCACCGTATCGCAGACCTCTCAATACAGTATTTCAAGATTACGCATTATTCCCTCACTTGACCGTTTTGGAAAATGTAGCATTTGGATTAATGGTGCGATCAGTTTCAAAATCTAAAAGAGAATCACAAGCTTTAGAAACTCTTGAATTAGTAAAATTAAATGGGTATGCGAATAAAAAACCACATGAGCTATCTGGTGGTCAACGTCAACGCGTTGCACTTGCTAGAGTCCTAATTCTCAAACCAAAGATATTATTACTTGATGAACCACTCGGTGCGCTTGATTTAAAATTGCGTGAGGAAATGCAACTAGAACTAACACAATTACATCGCAATCTAAATATTTGTTTCATTTATGTAACTCACGATCAAGGTGAGGCGCTTTCAATGAGTAATCGAATTGCGGTTTTTAATAAAGGCACTATTGAACAAATCGCAATACCTAAGGCACTTTACAATTCCCCTAGCAATGAGTTTGTAGCTAAATTTATTGGTATTTCAACTATTATCCCCTCACCATTTGCAATAAAACACAATTTGCCCCCAGCTACGTATCTTTTACGGCCAGAACAAATATTCGTCACTAAGTCTCCTTCACAACTATCTCCAGATTTTATTCAACTAAAAGCAGAAATAGATACCATTAACTACCAAGGTAGAACTACTCAAATTCTTTGCCATGTGGAAAATATCTTATTTAAATTGGAAGCCCCCTCAAACATTCCCATCGCATTACAAGATACTATTTATTTTTATTGGAATAAAAACCACATGCACAAGATTTCTGTCGCTTCATGAAATCTTCAATAGCTACTCATATTTCAGACTACTTCTACTACCGAACCACAGTATCTGTTTTTCTATTACTAACTCCAGTTATACTCTGGGTAGGGATTATTTATGGTGGTTCGTTACTTTCTATGTTAAGTTTAAGTTTTTTTAGCACTGATCCTTTCACAGGTTCAATAAATTACACATTGACAATGCAGAATTTTATTGATATCGTTACAATTAAAACTCATAAGGAAATAATTTTACGAACTGTTATTTTTTCTACATTAGTTACGATTTGCGCGGCGCTCATTGCCATTCCGCTTGGATACACTTTTGTGTTTCTCACTCCTAATAAATTTAAACCATTTATTTTTTTAGCCATATTGCTACCATTATGGTCAAGTTACTTAGTGCGTGTTTACGCTTGGAAATTAATCCTCGCTAAGGAAGGAGTCATCACATGGCTCTCAGAAAAAACCCATACCGAATCAATACTGCAAGGTGTTCTAGATATTCCAATAATTGGTGGAAACTCACTTTCATTTAGTTACATCGGTACTTTCCTAGTTTTTCTTTATTTATGGCTACCTTTTATGATTTTGCCAATTATCGCCTCAATAGAACGAATTCCCAAAAATGTCCTTCAAGCTTCTTGGGACCTAGGTGCCAATCAATGGAAGACTTTTTTAAAAGTAGTCATACCACTAATTATCCCTGGTATTGTAGCTGGATCAATATTCACATTTTCACTTACACTCGGAGACTATATCACCCCTCAAATTGTCGGAAACTCAAGACCATTAATTGGCCAATACATCTATATTCTGCAAACCTCTAATGGAAACATACCTCTTGCCGCGGCATTTTCCTTCATACCTATCATTGTGATGGGGGTATATTTAATTATCGCTAAAAGATTAGGTGCTTTTGATGCGCTTTGATAAAATATTGTTAATATTTTTTTCATTTTGCGGACTTTGTTTCTTGCTGGTTCCATTTTCTTTTATCATTTTGTATGCGTTTAGCCCCAATGAGAAAACATTTGATTTTCCTATTGCTGAGTACACCACAAAATGGTTTTCCATAATAGTTGCACGATCTGACGTATGGAACGCAGTTTCGCTCTCTTTTACTGTGGCGTTTTTTGCAACATTACTTGCACTTATTATTGGAACTATGACTTCAATTGCAGTTTCAAGATACAAATTTTTTGGCAGAGAAAATTTTTCGCTTCTTTTAATACTTCCAATTGCGCTTCCTGGCATTATCACTGGAATCGCACTGCGATCTTCAATCACCATCTTGGAAATACCCTTTTCTACTTTTACGATAGTACTTGGGCATGCTACATTCACCATAGTAGTTATTTATAACAATGTTATAGCCAGACTTAGAAGACTGCACCCTAATTGTTTAGAGGCCTCATATGATCTTGGTGCTAATATATTTCAAGCCTTCTTTTTTGTATTGCTTCCACAAATGTACTCTGCGCTGTTCGCTGGAGCTATGTTAGCTTTTGCACTTTCTTTTGATGAGATTATTGTTACCACTTTTACAGCAGGTCAACAAACTACACTTCCGATTTGGATGTTAGACCAACTTATTCGACCACGGCAAAAACCAATCACCAATGTCGTGGCAATATTTATAATCTTATTTACAATTATTCCTATTATCTATTCTTTTCGAATATTAAATAAACATGCTTAGAGCTTGATCATGATATGTCTTAGTACGGTATAGTCCTCTAAAGCATACATTGATAAGTCCTTTCCGTACCCTGATTGCTTCATTCCACCATGTGGCATTTCGGTAGCAAGTAAAAAATGAGTATTAACCCACGAGCAACCGAATCTGAGCCTACTCGCTACAAACAATGCTTTACCAATATCACTACCCCAAACTGAAGATGATAAACCATATTCGGATTGGTTAGCCCATTGAATTGCCTGCTCAACCGTTTCATATTCTGTAACAGTTACTACCGGCCCAAATACTTCTCGCTTAACTATCTCATCATTTGGTAAAGCTCCCGCAATGACCGTTGGTTCAAAATAATAACCTGTGCCTTGAACTTTTGAACCGCCTGTGACTACTTCCATATGATTACTGGCCTTAGCTCTTTCAACAAAACCAGATACTCGCTCTTGTTGTTTTGCAGAAATTAAAGGTCCAATATCATTTTTTGAATCATCTGATTTATTATATTGAATAGTTTTTACTTTTGTAGCCAACTCTTGCACCACTTGTTTGTATATATTTTTCTGCGCATAAATTCTACAAGCCGCGGTACAATCTTGGCCACTGTTATAATAACCGAAGGTTTTGATTGATTCAGCAAATTGAGATATATCAGCGTCATCAAGCACTATTACCGGTGCCTTGCCCCCTAACTCTAAATGAGTTTTTTTGATCGTAGAAGACACCAACTGAAGAATTTTTTTTCCAGTGTGAACATCTCCAGTTAAAGAAACCATATCAACTTTAGGATGTGAAACTAATTGACTGCCAACCTGCTCGCCTCTTCCAGTAATGATATTTATAACGCCGGGTGGAAAAATAGAGGAAATTTCTTTAGCTAATAATAAGGCAGTAAGGGGGGTCTGTTCTGAAGGTTTGACCACTATGGTATTTCCAGTTGCGACTGCTGGAGCTATTTTCCATGCTACCATCTGTAGAGGATAGTTCCATGGCGCTATTGAACCTACTACTCCAATTGGATCTCTCCTTAGCATGGAAGTATATCCTTGTAAATATTCTCCTGCAGGACTGGCAATCATAGTTCTACAGGCTCCAGCAAAAAATCTAAAACAATCAATTATCGCAGGCATTTCGTCTTGCCGCATTCTTTCACTTGGCTTACCACAATTTAAAGATTCCAGTGAGGCATAATCAACTAAATTTCTTTCAATAGCATCCGCAAGCTTTAATAAGAGCAAACTCCTTTCGGCAGGAGTAGTATGAGACCATGTTTGAAATGCATGTGATGCCGCCTCAACCGCTCTATCAACCTGTTCGTTGCTAGCCTCAGCTATCTTAACAATCACAGATCCATTGCGTGGATTATAAATCATTTCTTCTTGCCCAGCGCCTACTTCAAGCGAAGCACCAATCAGCATTTTTGTATTATATTGTAAGCTCATACATAATCTCCCTTTGTTTATTAATTATACTACTTAAGATATTTTTCTAAACTTTCTAAGTTAAGTGGAATTCTTGAATTATTTTTTAACAATTCAAGTAAGGTTTTTCCATTTGGACTTAGTTTCTTTAAATTTTTTGATTTTTGCAACATAGTTTCAATCATAACTATCGAGCTACTATACAGAGATGCATACTCCAACGGAGTCCAGCCTTGGTTATTTTCTTGATCTACTGAAAATTCACTCTCAAGTAACGCGTTCAAAACTTCTAAAGAAGGATTGTATCTGGCAGACAAGTGCAATGCACTATTCCCATCAGCATCATTGATTGCTTTCATATTTTTATCTCTAGATAAAACCAGCACCATGACAGGGTTTGAATTGTATCTAGCGGCCAGTAGCAGTGGTGTCGCCAATGACTCACTTTCTTTTTTATTTTGTTTTACACCAATACTTATTAAATATTCAAGCACACTGGAATTTGGCCCATATCGAGCCGCGGTATGCAGGGGTGTGTAACCAACTGAATTAGTTGCTTCAATTTGGACTCCAGATTGAATCAAGAATTTTGCTATTTGAATATCGCGACTGTTCATTGCAACTAAATGCAATGGCGTATTACCAATAATATCTTTTTCATCAAAATCTACACCAACTTCTTTTAATACTTTAAATAAAGAAGTGTCACTACTTGAATTAGATAGGATATGAGCTAAATTCCACTTTTCTTTTTTAGTAACTATTTTTACATCATCACCTGATTTAACTAATGCTGTCAGCGCATAAAGATTATTTGATTGGCAGGCAAGCTGAATCGGACGATAAAGTTTATTATTGTCTATCTGGGGATTTGCACCGGCTTGAAGTAAGGAGATAATAACATTAAGATTAAAATTTGAACTAGCCGCAAGCGCTAACGGAGTATTCCCATCAATATCTTTAGCGTGTAAATCCAGGCCCAATTTTACTAATGATTCAATCACTTCTTTTGAAGAATTATTTGCAGAAGCTATGTGAAGTAGGTTTCTTTTTAGTGGATCTTTTTCTTGAATTGAAAAGCCCTGTAGTAACAGAAACGTTAACGCATCACTATTTATATTTGACTTTACAGCATGTTGTAGAATTGAATATGGGCTTTGACAAATAGCTGTTTTTTTATTTAATTGTTGTATAACCCATTGCAATGTTGCAGAGTTATAATTGGTTGCAATTGCTAAACATTGCCAATCAAAACCATCATCGGTTGTCAATTTTTGATCTTTTGCATGTCGTAACAACACTTCCAACACTTTAGGGTTGCTGGTTTTTTGCGCAGCCAGGAGTAATGGGGTGTAACCGTTTGCATCTACATGTCTAAAATTAGCACCTCGATCGAGCAAATACTTAACTAGTAACTCTGAAGGATTGTTAGCTACCGCGTAATCTAACACGGTCCATTGGCTAGTTTGATTAATAACGGAATTGATATCCATCCCGCTTCTAAAAAAAGCTTCTGCAATTTTATGATTTGGATTTAAAGAAACTGCAATCATAAAAGGATTTAAGTCTTCTTTATTTCTGTAGCCAGAACTTGCACCACGCGCTAACAATAACTCTATGATGCGAGGGTCTTTAGCAAACTGTGCGGCAATATGAAGGGGGGTATTATTATCTTGATCCCTCAGATTCATATCAAAAGCTGCGTTAATTAACAATTCTGCAGTTTTATAATCATCTACAAAACGAGCGGCAATATGAAGAACGGTTTGCCCGGTTGCATCACGTAAATTTATACTCGCTTGTTTTTTAAGTAATAATTTTGTAGTTTGATAATCGGGACGCAATCGCAAACCAATCATAATTGGGCTCATTCCCCATTTTTGTGTTCTTGCGTCAATGTTTGCGCCTTCTTGGATAAGTGCGTTTACTATTTCAATACTCGGCACAAACCTAGTTGCGACATGGAGCGGTGTCCAATTATCTTCAGCAAGACTGTTTACTGAGATTCCTAGTTTAATAATTTTCTTTATTATCTGTGGATTTGAATTGTATTGAGATGCTACATGGAGTGAGGTAAGGGAAAGTTTGCTGGTTCTAATCGAAATATCACAACCGGCATTTTCTAATTGATCTAAAAGTTCAGGGTTTGTAGCGAACGCCGCCGAATAATGAAATACTGTCCAGCCATTTTCATCTAACGAATTAAGCTCTTCTTTATCCTTCACTTCTGAAAGTTTAAGCGCCAGAGAAGCTGTTGTTGCTGATTTCCAGAAAATGTCTGAGCGTAACTCTGATTTTATTTGAGCGTAACTTAAAGGCACGGCACAAAATCCACACCATAGTAAGAGAGCCATTAATAATTTTCTTGTCATGCTTATATTTTAACTCACATCAGAAACGGTTATACTTTGTTTCCAGACTAAGGTTTGATTAGCGCCAAGAGTAACAGGGTCTACTTGTGCTGGTTCAATGCAAATAAAATGTAGTTCACTTCCCATAGTGATATCGGAAAAATTCTTTGTGGTAGCTAATGGATTCCATATGACCCAATCGGCTAATCCAATTTTATTAATAGTGATTTTCCTAAGATATTGGTAGCTAGAATCAATTAACTGAACCATATCATTAGAACGATAGACGCGATCTAAACAACTTAAATCACTAATTTTCAACTGATTCGATTCATATTTTCCGTTTACCTTATTAAAATACGAAGCTCCACTTAATCCGGTTAGCGTAACGGTATTTATATCACTTATTGCATAATAGGTATGAAACCCTCCCGAACAAGTCACACTATGGTCGCTGGTATTCAAGATAGTTAGTTCTTGGTGCAACATATTAGACTCACTTGAAGCAGTGATTAACAAAGTTAAAAAATAACTGTCTAACCGATTAGTTTTATCTGTGACTGTGGTAGATAGTTGAACTGAGACAGTTGTTAAAGTAGTGGTAATTTTTTTAATATTCCAATCCTGAACTCTTGCGTAACCATGATTTTGATAACCTTCTCGTGTGGCAAACCATGGAAAACAAATTGGAATTCCCCCTCTAATAGGATCAAATGATTTATAATCTACATCTGATTTCCATAAAATAGATGGCGCGTTTAAAATTGGGAACCAATCTAATACATGGGCTCCAAACTTAGAGATGGTTAAGTATTTATTATTTAGGGCAGATCGTACTTCAATTAAATCAAGGTTAGTTTGTTCATCTTTATTTAAACGGACACGCACAAGTCAATGTTGTAGTCTATCAATCTCGTCTTCAATTTTTTTACATTCGTCACTATTTAGATATAGAAACATTCTTGATCTTCTATACAAATAATCTTCGGCCTTTTTTACATGCTCATGGTTTACTACATAGGCTAGTTCTTTTGCAAACACACCTGGAGCAATTTCTTTACCTAGATCTTTGATAGAAGTACAATGATTGAGCAGTAACCCAATTCTTGAACCATATACATGCAACCATCTATCCAATACTTCAACTGGAAGCCAATAATATCTTTTTTTATATATTTCCAAAATATCTGCTTTGCTTTCTTGTTTTGGGTAACTCTCACTTCCAGGTAAGGCCACATCCTTAGTCCAAGTAAGCTGTGTATTTCCTAATGCTTGTGCAATATCATTTACAATACTTTCACTTACTAAGCGATAGCTAGTTAGTTTTCCACCATACACATTGCACCACCATGTACGGCGATACTCTTTACGCTCATAAAAGTATTCTCGTGAAGCATCACGCATGGTTTTGCTTGAAGGTAGTAAAGCCCTGACACCACTAAAACTCCACAGTATGTCAGATGATTTTGGTTTATATAAAAAATATTTTCCAACAATTTCTAAAAGATATTCAATTTCTTGGGTTTCTATTTTGCACTCTCGTGGTTCATGAGCAAAGGGCAACTCAGTTGTACCAATTAATGAAAAAGAATCTTCAAATGGAATAACAAACACCACCCTTCCATCATAATTCATAAGTAAATAACTGTGATCACCTTGGTACAGCGCGGGAACTACAATGTGGCTACCTTTAACAAGTTCTGGTAGTCGTTCTGGAGCGTAGGCATGCAGGGGGTTAAGATCCGATTGGTTTTTTATCCATGGTCCAGTTGCTTGAAGCACTACTAAAGATTTAATTACTATTTTTCTTTTTTGCTCATCAACAAATGTAAGTACCCAGTGGTCATATTTTTGCTCAACAGATACACATGTGGTATAGGTATAGATCAACGCACCATGTTGTTTGGCGCTTAAAACATTTTCCACCACTAACCGAGCGTCATTGGTACGACAATCTCCATAACCAAAACCACATTGAATATCAGTACGTAGGTTAGGATTTTCTTTATCCCATTGCGTTTTCGTAACATACCTGCCTTTTGGTGTGTTGTTAGTGGCGCCGGCAAGATAATCATATATAGCTATTCCAGTTCTAAGCAGTAACCTTGAACGGCCATTTTTTCGCCAAGGAATTCTAAATTCGCTTTGCCAACATAAATGAGGAGCAATATTTTGAAGTATAGTTCTCTCACTAAGACTTTCTTTTACTAATGAAAAATGAAAATTTTCTAAATAGCGTATGCCGCCATGTAATAATTTAGAACTATATGAACTTGTTCCAGATGCTATATCATTGCAGTCTATTAAAGCGGTTTTTATCCCTCTTCCAGCAGCGTCTCTGGCCACACCAGCACCAATTATGCCGCCCCCTAAAATCACTAAATCGACTTGCAGCGCTGTATCAGTCATTTTATCTACGGCAATAAGTTAAAACAGAAGATATTGCCCCACTCCAATTTTGCAAAGCTTTGACTCTAGTGTCATGATCCATATTTGGATTATGTATTGTACCTTTATTCTTAATTTTTTGTAGATCGCCAAGTTGGTTTAGAAATCCCTTGCCTAACATTGCAAGATACAATGCTCCTAATGCGGTAGTTTCTGGTATTCGCGAAATCACGACTGGCATATCTGTAATATCTGCTAAAAATTGTACTAACCAATTATTTACAGTCATGCCTCCATCCACATTCAATTGTTTAGGTAGTATTTTGGTTTTTTTAAACAAGGTAAGTATATCTTGCGTTTGATATGCTACTGATTCAAGCGCCGCTCTGGCAATATGTGCTTTATTAGTTGAGCGAGTGATACCAACCAGTGAGGCTTTTGCATTCGCTTCCCAGTATGGTGCGCCTAGTCCTGTAAATGCTGGCACAAAATACACCCCGCCATTATCTGCAAGCGGAGATACAAGTGCTTCAATTTCATCAGCCGAAGATATTATTTGTAATTGATCGCGTAACCACTGCACTGATGTTCCAGCATTAAAAATAGATCCTTCTAATGCGTAACTTAAAGTGTTATTATTTGACTTTAAACCATACCCTATAGTAGTGAGAAGCCCATCAATCGGAGCTGGAACAGCTAAACCTACATTCATAACAATAAAGCAACCTGTGCCATAGGTTGATTTTATTTCACCTTGATTAAAACACATTTGCCCAAAAGCAGCGGCTTGCTGATCACCAGCACAACCAGTGACAGATACCGAATAAGATAATCCAAAAGATTTAGTTTCTAAAAAATGGGAATCACATAATTGGATAGTCGGCAACATAGATTCTGGAATTGTAAATAATTCCAGCAATT comes from Candidatus Methylacidiphilales bacterium and encodes:
- the glpD gene encoding glycerol-3-phosphate dehydrogenase → MTDTALQVDLVILGGGIIGAGVARDAAGRGIKTALIDCNDIASGTSSYSSKLLHGGIRYLENFHFSLVKESLSERTILQNIAPHLCWQSEFRIPWRKNGRSRLLLRTGIAIYDYLAGATNNTPKGRYVTKTQWDKENPNLRTDIQCGFGYGDCRTNDARLVVENVLSAKQHGALIYTYTTCVSVEQKYDHWVLTFVDEQKRKIVIKSLVVLQATGPWIKNQSDLNPLHAYAPERLPELVKGSHIVVPALYQGDHSYLLMNYDGRVVFVIPFEDSFSLIGTTELPFAHEPRECKIETQEIEYLLEIVGKYFLYKPKSSDILWSFSGVRALLPSSKTMRDASREYFYERKEYRRTWWCNVYGGKLTSYRLVSESIVNDIAQALGNTQLTWTKDVALPGSESYPKQESKADILEIYKKRYYWLPVEVLDRWLHVYGSRIGLLLNHCTSIKDLGKEIAPGVFAKELAYVVNHEHVKKAEDYLYRRSRMFLYLNSDECKKIEDEIDRLQH
- the glpK gene encoding glycerol kinase GlpK, with product MSQHQQCVLVIDQGTSSSRAMLFSLEGDPIAKSQNEFPTYYPQLGWVEQAPNEIWNSVEQACLKVLQFADEHDLHIETIGITNQRETTIVWDKKTGVPIYSAIVWQDRRTNQYCETLKEQGHEKLIRAKTGLLIDPYFSATKIKWILDTIDGARQKAMRGELAFGTVDTYLMYLMSNGKSHVTDCTNASRTLLCNIHTGAWDKELLELFTIPESMLPTIQLCDSHFLETKSFGLSYSVSVTGCAGDQQAAAFGQMCFNQGEIKSTYGTGCFIVMNVGLAVPAPIDGLLTTIGYGLKSNNNTLSYALEGSIFNAGTSVQWLRDQLQIISSADEIEALVSPLADNGGVYFVPAFTGLGAPYWEANAKASLVGITRSTNKAHIARAALESVAYQTQDILTLFKKTKILPKQLNVDGGMTVNNWLVQFLADITDMPVVISRIPETTALGALYLAMLGKGFLNQLGDLQKIKNKGTIHNPNMDHDTRVKALQNWSGAISSVLTYCRR